A single region of the Chrysoperla carnea chromosome 5, inChrCarn1.1, whole genome shotgun sequence genome encodes:
- the LOC123301722 gene encoding ornithine aminotransferase, mitochondrial-like translates to MPESVTINNLNNITVKSSSALASLSQKVFEKEEKYSAHNYHPIPVALCRAQGVFMWDVEGKRYYDFLAAYSAVNQGHCHPKIIEALKSQAEILTLTSRAFYSDVLGEYAKYITEMFGYDKVLPMNTGVEGGETACKLARKWGYEVKKIPENSAKIVFAEGNFWGRTMAAVSSSTDPSSYAGFGPFMPGFEIIPYDDLEALEKSLQDPNVCAFMVEPIQGEAGVRVPKRGYLQSVRELCTKYNVLWIADEVQTGLGRTGKLLAVDHENVRPDVLILGKALSGGVLPVSAVLANNDIMLCIKPGEHGSTFGGNPLGLRVAMAALQVIKDEKLCENSLRLGEILRNELKKLPTDIVQEVRGKGLMNAIVTHDAYDSFEICIKLKECGLLAKPSHGIIRLSPPLCITEEQIMECSSIILNVFNSLKSK, encoded by the exons atgcctGAAAGTGTaacgataaataatttaaataatattacagtaaAATCATCGAGTGCATTAGCGTCATTATCACAGAAAGTATTTGAAAAGGAGGAAAAATACAGTGCACACAATTATCATCCAATACCGGTTGCATTATGCAGGGCGCAAg GAGTTTTCATGTGGGATGTAGAAGGAAAACGTTACTACGACTTTCTAGCTGCATATTCAGCTGTAAATCAAGGACATTGCcatccaaaaattattgaagcaCTTAAAAGTCAAGCGGAAATATTAACACTCACATCAAGAGCATTTTATTCCGATGTACTGGGAGAATATGCCAAATATATAACAGAAATGTTTGGATACGATAAAGTTTTACCAATGAATACAGGTGTTGAAGGTGGTGAAACTGCTTGTAAACTAGCTAGAAAATGGGGTtacgaagttaaaaaaataccagaaaattctgcaaaaattgtatttgcTGAGGGTAATTTTTGGGGACGTACTATGGCAGCTGTTTCATCGTCTACGGATCCATCAAGTTACGCAGGATTTGGACCATTTATGCCCGGTTTTGAAATAATCCCTTATGATGATTTGGAAGCTTTAGAG aaaagtTTACAAGATCCAAATGTGTGTGCATTTATGGTCGAACCAATACAAGGTGAAGCTGGTGTGCGTGTACCAAAACGAGGCTATCTCCAAAGTGTTCGTGAACTATGTACAAAATATAACGTACTATGGATCGCAGATGAAGTACAAACCGGTTTAGGCAGAACCGGAAAATTATTAGCCGTAGATCATGAAAATGTTCGTCCTGATGTTTTAATATTAGGAAAAGCGTTGTCAGGTGGAGTATTACCTGTTTCGGCAGTATTAGCAAACAATGATATTATGTTATGCATAAAACCTGGTGAACATGGTTCAACGTTTGGAGGTAATCCTTTAGGATTAAGAGTTGCAATGGCAGCTTTACAAGTAATTAAAGACGAGAAATTATGTGAAAATTCGTTAAGATTGGGTGAAATATTACGGAATGAATTAAAGAAATTACCAACAGATATTGTACAAGAAGTAAGAGGCAAGGGGTTAATGAATGCTATTGTAACTCATGATG cgtatgattcttttgaaatatgtattaaattaaaagaatgtGGATTATTAGCGAAACCATCGCACGGTATTATTCGATTATCGCCACCATTATGTATCACAGAAGAACAGATTATGGAATGTTCAAGTATTAttcttaatgtttttaattcgttaaaatcaaaataa
- the LOC123301723 gene encoding ornithine aminotransferase, mitochondrial-like isoform X1, which translates to MFSKTVITYTPGLGKKVGDVFRNISSTAVNHLNSQQVFEREEKYCAHNYHPLPVAICKGEGVHVWDVDGKKYLDFLSGYVCLNQGHCHPKIVAALREQAGILTHTSRAFFSDTLGEYAEYLTKLLGFDKMLPMNTGVEADDTALKLARKWGYYKKKIPADQAKVIFAAGNFWGRSLAAVSASTDPTSYGGYGPKMPGFHNIPYNDLKALEEAIKDPNVCAFMVEPIQGEAGVVVPHDGYLRGVRELCTKYNVLWIDDEVQTGLGRTGKRLCVDHENVKPDILVLGKALSGGVYPISAALANDDIMLVIEPGTHGSTFGGNPLAAKVALAAVKVIEEEKLADNAAKMGEIFRRELSKLPKSIVSEVRGKGLINAIEINKDVASAWDICIKMRDNGLITKPTHDQNIRFAPPLTINEQQLTQGLEIIEKSIKSFIK; encoded by the exons atgttttcgaaaacAGTAATTACTTATACACCTGGTTTGGGTAAAAAAGTTGGTGACGTCTTTCGTAATATTAGTTCGACGGCAGTGAATCACTTAAATTCACAACAAGTTTTCGAACGTGAAGAAAAATATTGCGCACATAATTACCATCCTTTACCGGTTGCCATTTGTAAAGGAGAAG gtgtACATGTTTGGGATGTAGACGGTAAAAAATACTTAGATTTCCTTTCTGGATATGTGTGCTTGAATCAAGGACACTGTCATCCAAAAATTGTTGCAGCCTTACGTGAACAAGCTGGAATTCTTACACATACATCACGAGCATTTTTCTCAGACACATTGGGTGAATATGCTgaatacttaacaaaattattaggtTTCGATAAAATGTTACCCATGAATACTGGTGTCGAAGCTGATGATACCGCTTTGAAACTAGCACGTAAATGGGGttattacaaaaagaaaatcccAGCAGATCAAGCTAAAGTGATTTTTGCTGCTGGTAATTTCTGGGGTCGATCATTAGCCGCTGTATCTGCATCAACAGATCCAACAAGTTATGGTGGATACGGTCCAAAAATGCCTGGATTCCATAATATTCCATATAATGATCTGAAAGCACTTGAAGAAGCTATTAAAGATCCAAATGTGTGCGCTTTTATGGTTGAACCAATTCAAGGTGAAGCTGGAGTCGTTGTTCCACATGACGGTTATTTAAGAGGTGTTCGTGAATTATGTAccaaatataatgttttatggATTGACGATGAAGTCCAAACTGGTTTAGGACGTACCGGAAAACGATTATGTGTAGATCATGAAAATGTTAAACCTGATATTCTTGTATTAGGAAAAGCATTATCCGGTGGAGTTTATCCAATTTCAGCTGCTTTAGCTAATGATGATATCATGTTGGTAATTGAACCAGGTACTCATGGTTCTACATTCGGTGGAAATCCATTAGCAGCTAAAGTTGCTTTGGCAGCCGTTAAGGTAATTGAAGAAGAGAAATTAGCTGATAATGCAGCTAAAATGGGTGAAATATTCCGACGTGAATTAAGCAAGTTACCAAAGAGTATTGTTTCTGAGGTTCGTGGAAAGGGATTGATCAACGCTATAGAAATTAACAAAG atgTAGCAAGCGCTTGGGACATTTGCATTAAAATGAGAGACAATGGCTTAATTACAAAACCAACACATGATCAAAATATCCGATTTGCTCCACCATTAACAATTAACGAACAACAATTAACACAAGGTCTTGAAATCAtcgaaaaatcaattaaatcttttattaaataa
- the LOC123301723 gene encoding ornithine aminotransferase, mitochondrial-like isoform X2, with amino-acid sequence MFSKTVITYTPGLGKKVGDVFRNISSTAVNHLNSQQVFEREEKYCAHNYHPLPVAICKGEGVHVWDVDGKKYLDFLSGYVCLNQGHCHPKIVAALREQAGILTHTSRAFFSDTLGEYAEYLTKLLGFDKMLPMNTGVEADDTALKLARKWGYYKKKIPADQAKVIFAAGNFWGRSLAAVSASTDPTSYGGYGPKMPGFHNIPYNDLKALEEAIKDPNVCAFMVEPIQGEAGVVVPHDGYLRGVRELCTKYNVLWIDDEVQTGLGRTGKRLCVDHENVKPDILVLGKALSGGVYPISAALANDDIMLVIEPGTHGSTFGGNPLAAKVALAAVKVIEEEKLADNAAKMGEIFRRELSKLPKSIVSEVRGKGLINAIEINKGKQFNAWDICIKMRDNGLITKPTHDQNIRFAPPLTINEQQLTQGLEIIEKSIKSFIK; translated from the exons atgttttcgaaaacAGTAATTACTTATACACCTGGTTTGGGTAAAAAAGTTGGTGACGTCTTTCGTAATATTAGTTCGACGGCAGTGAATCACTTAAATTCACAACAAGTTTTCGAACGTGAAGAAAAATATTGCGCACATAATTACCATCCTTTACCGGTTGCCATTTGTAAAGGAGAAG gtgtACATGTTTGGGATGTAGACGGTAAAAAATACTTAGATTTCCTTTCTGGATATGTGTGCTTGAATCAAGGACACTGTCATCCAAAAATTGTTGCAGCCTTACGTGAACAAGCTGGAATTCTTACACATACATCACGAGCATTTTTCTCAGACACATTGGGTGAATATGCTgaatacttaacaaaattattaggtTTCGATAAAATGTTACCCATGAATACTGGTGTCGAAGCTGATGATACCGCTTTGAAACTAGCACGTAAATGGGGttattacaaaaagaaaatcccAGCAGATCAAGCTAAAGTGATTTTTGCTGCTGGTAATTTCTGGGGTCGATCATTAGCCGCTGTATCTGCATCAACAGATCCAACAAGTTATGGTGGATACGGTCCAAAAATGCCTGGATTCCATAATATTCCATATAATGATCTGAAAGCACTTGAAGAAGCTATTAAAGATCCAAATGTGTGCGCTTTTATGGTTGAACCAATTCAAGGTGAAGCTGGAGTCGTTGTTCCACATGACGGTTATTTAAGAGGTGTTCGTGAATTATGTAccaaatataatgttttatggATTGACGATGAAGTCCAAACTGGTTTAGGACGTACCGGAAAACGATTATGTGTAGATCATGAAAATGTTAAACCTGATATTCTTGTATTAGGAAAAGCATTATCCGGTGGAGTTTATCCAATTTCAGCTGCTTTAGCTAATGATGATATCATGTTGGTAATTGAACCAGGTACTCATGGTTCTACATTCGGTGGAAATCCATTAGCAGCTAAAGTTGCTTTGGCAGCCGTTAAGGTAATTGAAGAAGAGAAATTAGCTGATAATGCAGCTAAAATGGGTGAAATATTCCGACGTGAATTAAGCAAGTTACCAAAGAGTATTGTTTCTGAGGTTCGTGGAAAGGGATTGATCAACGCTATAGAAATTAACAAAGGTAAACAATTCAA CGCTTGGGACATTTGCATTAAAATGAGAGACAATGGCTTAATTACAAAACCAACACATGATCAAAATATCCGATTTGCTCCACCATTAACAATTAACGAACAACAATTAACACAAGGTCTTGAAATCAtcgaaaaatcaattaaatcttttattaaataa
- the LOC123301725 gene encoding proteasome inhibitor PI31 subunit gives MSNSATDVSLFGWDLTLNSVKNDIKTKEDMLAVITHWCLIKAGFRCVGVGESMEECESDSPSEILPEGWNFTDNHALRYTYNNKLYNLAINKSGTDIVFINIIHKGQNFALDVKLDDVIKNLSGPMSQIVPNYKEFLGRFQTNLINPMVQGKGAASCSTDKTEVRSEKSCDTVYNQQVPPRRPVPPPEMYPTPLYPANEGWRDPLADPRQVGRADLDPFHQGGGMLFAPPPDRPGLPRGAVPPGARFDPFRPDGLNPDPTPGPRRPPGTDHFPPPGYDDMFM, from the exons atgtcGAATTCAGCTACGGATGTATCCCTTTTCGGTTGGGATTTAACATTAAATTcagtaaaaaatgatattaaaacgaAGGAAGATATGTTAGCGGTAATTACGCATTGGTGTTTAATCAAAGCGGGATTCCGATGTGTTGGTGTTGGAGAATCTATGGAAGAATGTGAAAGTGATTCACCGAGTGAAATATTACCAGAGGGTTGGAATTTCACCGATAATCATGCATTACGTTATACTTACAACAATAAGCTGTATAATCTGGCTATAAACAAGAGTGGTACCGAcatagtatttataaatattatccatAAAGGACAAAATTTTGCTTTGGATGTTAAATTGGATGATGTTATCAAAAATCTCAGTGGGCCTATGAGTCAAATTGTTCCAAATTATAAGGAGTTTTTAGGcagatttcaaacaaatttgatTAATCCAATGGTACAAGGAAAGGGCGCTGCTTCATGTTCAACTGATAAAACAGAAGTCCGCAGTGAAAAATCATGCGATACTGTTTATAATCAACAAGTTCCTCCACGTCGGCCAGTTCCACCGCCTGAAATGTATCCAACACCATTGTATCCAGCGAATGAGGGTTGGCGAGATCCGTTAGCTGATCCTAGACag GTTGGACGTGCCGATTTGGATCCGTTTCATCAAGGAGGTGGAATGTTATTTGCTCCACCACCAGATCGTCCAGGCTTACCTAGAGGAGCAGTACCGCCTGGTGCTAGATTCGATCCATTTCGGCCTGATGGCTTAAATCCAGATCCAACTCCAGGACCACGTAGACCACCCGGAACTGATCACTTTCCACCACCAGGCTATGACGATATGTTTATGTAA
- the LOC123301726 gene encoding adrenodoxin-like protein 2, mitochondrial, with protein MALRSLYKCRVLLSKQLIEKKLLVTIPKQVQKYTTSTSPLLKKEEIHVTFIKPDGEKIKVKANIGDNLLDVVVNHDLDFDGYGACEGTLTCSTCHVILKQEDYDKVPDKPTEDEMDMLDLAFELTDTSRLGCQVVLTKEMDGIEVKVPATINDVRNSR; from the exons atggctCTTCGTTCTCTTTACAAATGTCGTGTATTATTATCGAAACAattaattgagaaaaaattattagttacgATACCAAAAcaagtacaaaaatatacaacaagtaCCTCACCACTATTAAAAAAAGAGGA AATTCACGTTACGTTTATTAAACCTGACGGTGAGAAAATCAAAGTTAAAGCGAATATTGGTGATAATTTATTAGATGTAGTTGTTAACCACGATTTAGATTTTGATGGATATGGTGCTTGTGAAGGCACTTTGACATGTTCGACATGTCACGTAATTCTAAAACAAGAAGATTACGATAAGGTGCCTGATAAACCAACGGAAGATGAAATGGATATGTTAGATTTAGCTTTTGAATTAACGGACACATCACGATTAGGATGTCAAGTTGTTTTAACGAAAGAAATGGATGGTATTGAAGTTAAAGTTCCAGCTACAATAAATGATGTCCGAAATTCTAGATAA
- the LOC123301727 gene encoding PAX3- and PAX7-binding protein 1 isoform X1, which yields MSFVFRKPKKNIQRRVFSSQEDEENREDNGMEVDVKDDIKDTHTSDTKKKKDKKDKNVKPKQTLLSFEDEDGEEEVFQVKKSSHSKKIMRLLDKERKKKKEKKMDIDDNDQIAKSNSQKSKEIVTDDLVMVVKSEKEVILNGRAALVAGKDDVSSDEDDSRGRHRFSHPDNVKIIVESGMIPDAAMIHAARKRRQRAREMGGDYVPLEERKEKKDKGRLIREEDGDGDDGSDEERIDMTINTQAQDIEKRREQFKAAQEDSDRESDRETEEWENQQIRKGVTGAQITSVQNETLYGVSYYTGFSEESVENNLYNSSTNAMVKTDSNDQKTPESIANKLRERVQQLKENYTNHDTKLKQITDELETCQRDLIDLERKAPECAKRFRFYQELRGYVTDLVECLDEKIPMVSNLEQRWMEVIGKRANTLAERRRQDVRDQAEEITSQSRLNSRPRPTGGPEEEARVRRAAEREGRRNRRRRTREQAAQLQITPKHLEGMSSDDEFPEQDNILYKQQKDQVLESVEQVFSDVIEDFSSLSSILERFESWRQTDFTAYSEAYASLVLPKIVGPILRLQILSWDPFNSNCSDLEQYHWMKTLMTYGLTSSETEETLRADPDINLVPAIVDKIIILKLKDLVEQTWDPMSSSQSLRLVGLIGRFVRRYPTLGPGSQRLQDLFTAIVDKIQQAVEHDVFIPIFPKQVLETKSSFFQRQFNSAVKLLGNITCWQGTLADHVLKDLAINSLLNRYLLSGLRVCQLIDAVSKAQLIINALPRIWLQSDVKEDLRMFIMCITQFSGQLNSDNPLHLESLEILSSIKNTLHI from the exons atgtCATTTGTGTTcagaaaaccgaaaaaaaatatacaaaggcGTGTGTTTAGTAGTCAAGAAGATGAAGAAAATCGTGAAGATAATGGAATGGAAGTTGATGTTAAGGATGACATTAAAGACACACATACCAGTgacactaaaaagaaaaaagataaaaaggaCAAAAATGTGAAaccaaaacaaacattattaagtTTTGAAGATGAAG ATGGCGAAGAAGAAGTATTTCAAGTGAAGAAATCATcacatagtaaaaaaataatgcgaTTATTAGATAAAGAACGTAAAAAgaagaaagagaaaaaaatggACATTGATGATAATGATCAAATTGCGAAAAGTAATTCGCAAAAAAGTAAAGAGATAGTTACAGACGATCTCGTG atgGTTGTAAAATCCGAAAAAGAAGTTATACTAAATGGTCGAGCGGCACTTGTTGCCGGCAAGGATGATGTTTCATCGGACGAAGATGACTCACGTGGTCGGCATCGTTTTTCACATCCGGATAATGTAAAAATCATTGTTGAAAGTGGTATGATACCGGATGCGGCTATGATACATGCGGCTAGAAAACGTCGTCAACGTGCTCGAGAAATGGGTGGTGATTATGTACCGTTAGAGGAACGAAAAGAGAAAAAAGATAAAGGTCGATTAATACGTGAAGAAGATGGTGATGGTGATGATGGCAGTGACGAAGAACGTATTGATATGACTATAAATACACAAGCTCAGGATATTGAAAAACGACGGGAACAATTTAAGGCGGCTcaagaag attcAGATCGAGAAAGTGATCGTGAAACTGAAGAATGGGAAAATCAACAAATTCGTAAAGGTGTAACAGGTGCACAAATCACCTCAGTACAAAATGAAACATTGTACGGTGTGAGCTATTATACTGGCTTTAGTGAAGAATCTGtagaaaataatctttataataGTTCGACAAATGCGATGGTAAAAACTGATTCAAATGATCAAAAAACACCTGAATCTATTGCTAATAAACTACGAGAAAG AGTAcaacaattaaaagaaaattatactaatcatgatacaaaattaaaacaaataactgATGAATTGGAAACGTGTCAACGTGATTTAATTGATTTGGAAAGAAAAGCTCCAGAATGTGCAAAACGTTTCCGTTTTTATCAAGAATTGCGTGGGTATGTCACAGACTTGGTAGAGTGTTTGGATGAGAAG ATTCCTATGGTATCGAATTTAGAACAACGATGGATGGAAGTAATTGGAAAACGTGCAAATACTTTGGCTGAACGAAGACGTCAAGATGTTCGTGATCAAGCTGAAGAAATTACATCACAATCTA GATTGAACAGTCGTCCACGTCCAACTGGAGGGCCAGAAGAAGAAGCTAGAGTTCGTCGAGCTGCAGAACGTGAAGGTAGAAGAAATCGACGTAGACGAACGCGAGAACAAGCTGCTCAACTTCAAATAACACCCAAACATCTAGAAGGAATGTCTAGTGATGATGAATTTCCCGAACAggataatattttgtacaaacaaCAGAAAG ATCAAGTTTTGGAAAGTGTCGAACAAGTATTCAGTGATGTCATCGAAGATTTTTCATCATTGTCATCAATTTTAGAAAGATTTGAATCATGGCGACAAACTGATTTCACAGCTTACTCTGAGGCATACGCAAGTTTAGTATTACCAAAAATTGTTGGTCCTATTTTACGATTGCAAATATTATCATGGGATCCGTTCAATTCGAATTGTTCGGATTTAGAGCAATATCATTGGATGAAAACATTAATGACGTATGGTTTAACGTCATCAGAAACTGAAGAAACTTTACGCGCTGATCCTGATATTAATTTAGTACCTGCAattgttgataaaattattatacttaaattaaaag atttggtGGAACAAACATGGGATCCAATGTCCAGTAGTCAATCGTTACGATTAGTTGGATTAATTGGACGTTTCGTTCGACGATATCCAACACTTGGACCAGGTAGTCAACGACTTCAGGATTTATTTACAGCTATCGTTGATAAAATTCAACAAGCTGTAGAACATGACGTATTTATTCCAATTTTCCCTAAACA ggttttagaaacaaaatcatcattttttcaaagaCAATTTAATTCGGCTGTTAAATTACTAGGAAATATCACATGTTGGCAAGGAACATTAGCTGATCATGTACTTAAAGATTTAGCAATAAATTCGTTATTGAATCGATACTTATTAAGTGGACTTCGTGTTTGTCAG ttAATTGATGCTGTATCAAAAgcacaattaataataaacgcATTACCTCGTATCTGGTTACAAAGTGATGTCAAAGAGGATCTACGAATGTTTATAATGTGTATCACACAATTTTCGGGCCAGTTGAACAGTGACAATCCATTACATTTGGAATCGTTGGAAATATTATCATCGATTAAAAATAcgttacatatttaa
- the LOC123301727 gene encoding PAX3- and PAX7-binding protein 1 isoform X2, whose product MVVKSEKEVILNGRAALVAGKDDVSSDEDDSRGRHRFSHPDNVKIIVESGMIPDAAMIHAARKRRQRAREMGGDYVPLEERKEKKDKGRLIREEDGDGDDGSDEERIDMTINTQAQDIEKRREQFKAAQEDSDRESDRETEEWENQQIRKGVTGAQITSVQNETLYGVSYYTGFSEESVENNLYNSSTNAMVKTDSNDQKTPESIANKLRERVQQLKENYTNHDTKLKQITDELETCQRDLIDLERKAPECAKRFRFYQELRGYVTDLVECLDEKIPMVSNLEQRWMEVIGKRANTLAERRRQDVRDQAEEITSQSRLNSRPRPTGGPEEEARVRRAAEREGRRNRRRRTREQAAQLQITPKHLEGMSSDDEFPEQDNILYKQQKDQVLESVEQVFSDVIEDFSSLSSILERFESWRQTDFTAYSEAYASLVLPKIVGPILRLQILSWDPFNSNCSDLEQYHWMKTLMTYGLTSSETEETLRADPDINLVPAIVDKIIILKLKDLVEQTWDPMSSSQSLRLVGLIGRFVRRYPTLGPGSQRLQDLFTAIVDKIQQAVEHDVFIPIFPKQVLETKSSFFQRQFNSAVKLLGNITCWQGTLADHVLKDLAINSLLNRYLLSGLRVCQLIDAVSKAQLIINALPRIWLQSDVKEDLRMFIMCITQFSGQLNSDNPLHLESLEILSSIKNTLHI is encoded by the exons atgGTTGTAAAATCCGAAAAAGAAGTTATACTAAATGGTCGAGCGGCACTTGTTGCCGGCAAGGATGATGTTTCATCGGACGAAGATGACTCACGTGGTCGGCATCGTTTTTCACATCCGGATAATGTAAAAATCATTGTTGAAAGTGGTATGATACCGGATGCGGCTATGATACATGCGGCTAGAAAACGTCGTCAACGTGCTCGAGAAATGGGTGGTGATTATGTACCGTTAGAGGAACGAAAAGAGAAAAAAGATAAAGGTCGATTAATACGTGAAGAAGATGGTGATGGTGATGATGGCAGTGACGAAGAACGTATTGATATGACTATAAATACACAAGCTCAGGATATTGAAAAACGACGGGAACAATTTAAGGCGGCTcaagaag attcAGATCGAGAAAGTGATCGTGAAACTGAAGAATGGGAAAATCAACAAATTCGTAAAGGTGTAACAGGTGCACAAATCACCTCAGTACAAAATGAAACATTGTACGGTGTGAGCTATTATACTGGCTTTAGTGAAGAATCTGtagaaaataatctttataataGTTCGACAAATGCGATGGTAAAAACTGATTCAAATGATCAAAAAACACCTGAATCTATTGCTAATAAACTACGAGAAAG AGTAcaacaattaaaagaaaattatactaatcatgatacaaaattaaaacaaataactgATGAATTGGAAACGTGTCAACGTGATTTAATTGATTTGGAAAGAAAAGCTCCAGAATGTGCAAAACGTTTCCGTTTTTATCAAGAATTGCGTGGGTATGTCACAGACTTGGTAGAGTGTTTGGATGAGAAG ATTCCTATGGTATCGAATTTAGAACAACGATGGATGGAAGTAATTGGAAAACGTGCAAATACTTTGGCTGAACGAAGACGTCAAGATGTTCGTGATCAAGCTGAAGAAATTACATCACAATCTA GATTGAACAGTCGTCCACGTCCAACTGGAGGGCCAGAAGAAGAAGCTAGAGTTCGTCGAGCTGCAGAACGTGAAGGTAGAAGAAATCGACGTAGACGAACGCGAGAACAAGCTGCTCAACTTCAAATAACACCCAAACATCTAGAAGGAATGTCTAGTGATGATGAATTTCCCGAACAggataatattttgtacaaacaaCAGAAAG ATCAAGTTTTGGAAAGTGTCGAACAAGTATTCAGTGATGTCATCGAAGATTTTTCATCATTGTCATCAATTTTAGAAAGATTTGAATCATGGCGACAAACTGATTTCACAGCTTACTCTGAGGCATACGCAAGTTTAGTATTACCAAAAATTGTTGGTCCTATTTTACGATTGCAAATATTATCATGGGATCCGTTCAATTCGAATTGTTCGGATTTAGAGCAATATCATTGGATGAAAACATTAATGACGTATGGTTTAACGTCATCAGAAACTGAAGAAACTTTACGCGCTGATCCTGATATTAATTTAGTACCTGCAattgttgataaaattattatacttaaattaaaag atttggtGGAACAAACATGGGATCCAATGTCCAGTAGTCAATCGTTACGATTAGTTGGATTAATTGGACGTTTCGTTCGACGATATCCAACACTTGGACCAGGTAGTCAACGACTTCAGGATTTATTTACAGCTATCGTTGATAAAATTCAACAAGCTGTAGAACATGACGTATTTATTCCAATTTTCCCTAAACA ggttttagaaacaaaatcatcattttttcaaagaCAATTTAATTCGGCTGTTAAATTACTAGGAAATATCACATGTTGGCAAGGAACATTAGCTGATCATGTACTTAAAGATTTAGCAATAAATTCGTTATTGAATCGATACTTATTAAGTGGACTTCGTGTTTGTCAG ttAATTGATGCTGTATCAAAAgcacaattaataataaacgcATTACCTCGTATCTGGTTACAAAGTGATGTCAAAGAGGATCTACGAATGTTTATAATGTGTATCACACAATTTTCGGGCCAGTTGAACAGTGACAATCCATTACATTTGGAATCGTTGGAAATATTATCATCGATTAAAAATAcgttacatatttaa